One region of Populus trichocarpa isolate Nisqually-1 chromosome 4, P.trichocarpa_v4.1, whole genome shotgun sequence genomic DNA includes:
- the LOC112327332 gene encoding uncharacterized protein LOC112327332 yields the protein MMGWSCFLRVLLVLALLVLPSFSHGRGFGRKVIETFEFGDSSVELEESAGNSRGVYELDYDLDPKPNTNPKTGYIYTPTPQG from the exons ATGATGGGTTGGTCCTGTTTTCTCAGGGTGCTTCTTGTTTTAGCTCTTCTGGTTCTCCCAAGCTTCTCCCATGGACGTG GATTCGGTCGGAAAGTGATTGAGACATTTGAGTTTGGAGATTCTTCGGTTGAATTAGAG GAAAGTGCTGGGAATTCAAGGGGAGTGTACGAATTGGACTATGATTTGGATCCGAAGCCAAATACTAACCCCAAAACTGGCTATATATATACCCCTACTCCACAAGGATGA